Within the Streptomyces sp. NBC_00353 genome, the region AAGAACGCCACCCCGTTCAAGCTCTTCCTCCGGAAGATCGCGAACATCTTCGTCCCGCTGATCCCGGCCCTCATCGGCTGCGGCATCATCGCGGGTCTCAACGGTCTGCTGAAGAACCTGGGCTGGCTGACGTCGGTGACGCCGGCGCTCGGCGCAATGGCGTCCGGCTTCATGGCGCTGATCGCCGTCTTCGTCGGCTACAACACGGCGAAGGAGTTCGGCGGCACGCCGATCCTCGGCGGTGCGGTCGCCGCGATCATCGTCTTCCCCGGCGTCGCGGACATCGAGGCCTTCGGCCAGAAGCTCTCCCCCGGTCAGGGCGGTGTGCTGGGCGCGCTCGGCGCGGCGGTCCTCGCGGTGTACGTGGAGAAGTGGTGCCGCCGCTGGGTCCCGGAGGCACTGGACGTCCTGGTCACCCCGACGCTGACGGTGCTGATCTCCGGCCTCGTGACGATCTTCGGCCTGATGTACGTGGCCGGTGAGGTCTCCACCGCGATCGGCGACTTCGCCAACTGGCTGCTGTCCAACGGCGGTGCGGGCGCGGGTCTGGTCCTCGGCGGCTTCTTCCTCCCCCTGGTCATGCTGGGCCTGCACCAGGCGCTGATCCCGATCCACACCACGCTGATCGAGCAGCAGGGCTACACGGTCCTCCTCCCGATCCTCGCCATGGCGGGTGCGGGCCAGGTCGGTGCGGCCCTCGCGGTCTACCTCCGTCTCCCCCGCAACGAGTCGATCCGCAGGACGATCAAGTCGGCTCTCCCCGCCGGTCTGCTCGGCGTGGGCGAGCCCCTGATCTACGGTGTCTCGCTCCCCCTCGGCCGCCCGTTCATCACGGCGTGCGTGGGCGGTGCGTTCGGCGGGGCGTTCGTCGGCTTCTTCAACCAGCTCGGCAGCGCGGTCGGCTCCACGGCGATCGGCCCGTCCGGCTGGGCCCTGTTCCCGCTCCTCGACGGCAACCACGGCCTGGGCACGACGATCGCGATCTACGCGGGCGGCCTGCTGGTCGGCTACCTGGCGGGCTTCGTCGCCACGTACTTCTTCGGCTTCAGCAAGGACCTGCTGGCGGAGTTCAACGTGTCGCAGGAGCCGGCGGTTTCGGCGGTCGCCGCAACCGGCGGCCCGGCTGCCCCGGTCACCGACCCGGCACCGGAGCCGGCCCGCGCCTGATCCCGTGACGCAACGGAGGGCGGCACCCGCACGGGTGCCGCCCTCCGTGTGTCTCACGGCAGCCGCCCCTCCCGGTTGACCTCCCTGACCCTGGCCCGCAGCGCATCCCCGGGCGAGGCCGGCTGCACGGACTCCGGTGGGCAGTCCCACTCGGCCCCTCCACCTGGCGGCCGCAGCTGCACGTACGGTCCGACGCACCCCATCACGCGCCCTACTCGCCCGTCCCGCGAGTCCACCGCGTACGTCCCGGGCTCCGGCGTACACGGTTCGAGTCCCTCACCCGTCATGACCGGCCTCCCCGTCACACTTCTTCTCCAGAACGGCGCTCAGCTGCAGCGCCGTGTCGATGTTGCAGCGCCCCAGATCCACCAGCGGCGCGGGCTCGTTCCCCGAGCACGACACCGGATCGATCCGCAACGACGGCAGCGTGAGCCCTACGCCCTTCAACCCCTGTCTCAGCGTCTCCACCGCGTCCTCCGCCTCCTGCACTCTTCCGGCGGCAACCCGTCGTCGCTCCGTACTGGTCATCCTGCACACCTTCCACGCTCGGTAATCGCAATGCCTACCCAGCGTGTCCGACGCCCGACTAGCCTGGAAGTGGCGCAGGTCCAACAACCGCAGGTGTGTCACAGGGAGTTGCCATGCCGGGCCCCAAGAAACTCGACCCGTCCTCCTCGCCCCGCGCCCTCCTCGGCGCCGAACTCCGCCACCGGAGGGACAGTGCCGGCCTCTCACAGGAAGAACTCGGGCTCCCGCTCTTCGTCAGCGGCTCGTTCATCGGCCAACTGGAGTCCGGTACGCGCCGGATGCAGTTGGACCAGGCCCAGAAGTTCGACGAGATCCTGACGACGGACGGGTTCTTCGTGCGGAACTGCGTCGCCCTGAAGAAGTCGAAGTACCCGGACCACTTCGCGGAGGCGGCGGAGGCGGAGGCCGTCGCGAGGACCATCAAGGAGTACGCGCCGCAGTTGATCCCCGGGCTGTTGCAGACGGAGGCGTACGCACGGGCGGTGTTCCGGGGAGGACTGCCGATGGCAGCGGAGAGCGCGGTCGACGACCTGACCAGAGTGAGGCTGGATCGCGCGCAGCTGCTTTCCGATCCAACAACGCCCTTGTTTTGGTCGGTGCTGGATGAGGCGGTCTTACGTCGGAAGGTCGGCGGACCGGCAGTGATGGCAGAGGCGCTCAACCACATCCTGAAGCTGGCACGCGAACACCGGATCATCGTGCAGGTACTGCCGTTCAACGCGGGCGCACACATGGCCATGGAAGGCCCGCTCAAGCTGATGTCCTTCGATGACGCGCCCCCGCTCGCCTACCTTCAGGGCCTGGGCACAGGGAAGTTGCACGACGATCCCGCCACCGTCAGGCACTACGAACTGACCTACGATCTGGTGGCGGCCAGCGCATTGTCACCGGAAGCGTCCCTGGCCCTGATCGAGTCGGTGGCGGAGGATTACGCCCATGAAGCTCAGCAGTTCTGACTACTACGACCTGGCCACGGCAACCTGGCACAAGTCCTCGTACAGCGGAGCAAGCGGTGGCGACTGCCTGGAAGTCGCCGACGGCCACCCCGGCGTCGTCCCCGTCCGCGACTCCAAGGTCCCCGACGGCCCGGCGCTCGTGTTCCGTACGGCGGCGTGGTCGTCCTTCGTCGCGGATCTCAAGCGCAACTGAGGCCCGGGGCTCAAGCCCCGTACTCCGAGCGCTCTTTTCGAGGAAGGGGTGGAGGGCTTCAACCCACCCACCCTCCCCAGCAGGCAAGTTCACTTTTCGTGACCGGCTTGCCACGCACGGTGCGGACGCTCTAGCGTTCCGAACAACGAACGACCCCTGCCGGTGCTGGAACACCGAACAGGGGCCTGACCAGCAAGATCGAAAAGAGCGATCCCATGGCTGACAGTCAGCTTAGTGCTGCCTCGTGCGCACCGCACGTACCCCCGCACAGCCCGCGCACACCGCCGCACCCGATGGCCAACCCGGGCTACGGCAAGCGGTCCGCGTCCGGCCAACGGCCCCGTACCGCACACGACTTCGCGCACCTTCCGCCGCGTGAGGCCGCCGTCACCGCCTATGTCGACCGGCTGCCGGACGGCGCCGACATCTCCGTGAAGACGCTGGCCAAGGTGTTGCCGTACGGGCAGTGCGCACTGCGGACCGCGCTGAACAACCTCCAGCGGGCCGGGCATCTGCGCCGAGGCAGCGAGCACGTCATCGGCTCGGGCAGCGCACGCTGGGTGACGCGTACGTTCTTCTCCCGCACGCCTCGCGACGACGGCTGGTGGGCTGCGTTCACCAGGGGCGACGTTCCGCCGGAAGAACGGCGGCCGACCCGTTCCCGGGCATTCGTCCTGCTGGCCGCGCTCGGCCGTACCGCACCCGCGCTGAGCCTGTCGTCGACGGACTGCACGGCGCTGGAGCCGTATGTCACAGCGTGGTTCGACCGGGGCGCCACCGAGGTACAGCTGCTGCACGCACTGACCGACGGGTTGCCGGTCCCGGTGCATCACGCGGCGGCACTGGTCCGCAGCCGCCTGACCACCAAAATGCCACCCGAACGGGCCGCTCCGCCCACCCCATCCGCCGCGCTGCGGGTCCTCGAGTGCGCGAAATGCGGCACACCGGGCCGGGCGGAGACGCTGCCCGGCGGCGAGTGCGGGCCATGCCGAGGTGAGCAGGCCTCCGTACCGCCGGGCAGCCGCGGGATCCCGGCCGACGGGGTCCGCGACCGGATGGCCGAGGTGCGGGCCGCAATGGTCCCCCGCCCCAACAGGCAGGGCGTAATCACGTGACGCTGAGGCCGCGACTCCGGACTCCGGGCCCGCAGGCGACGGTCTGCAGGTGGCTGCGCGCCGGGGCGGCCGTGTCACCGCAGCGGGCCCGACACCGCTCGGTGTCGGGCCCGCTGGACGGTCAACGCGTGGGCCGGGGTGCCTGGTCGGCACCCCGCCTCATGCGTCAGGCGTGGGAGCCGGCCTTGCGACGGCGTACGACAAACACCGCGCCCGCGCCGATCGCCAGGGCCGCGCCGCTCGCGAGGGCGAGCTGCGACGTCGCGGAGGACGAGCCCGTGGCGGCGAGGCTGCCGTTCACGGGGCTGGCCGACGCACCGCCCTGCGGCTCGACGTCCGAAGTGTTCGGCTCGGTCGTGCTCGGCTTGGCGTCGTCGACCTTGCCGGGCTTGCTGCCCGCGGCGGCGATCAGGAACTCGTAGCCCTCGAGGTCCGGGTTCCCGCCGCAGGTTCCGTTGTCGTTGAAGTAGTCACCGGCGACGAAGGTGACGCCGTTGCCCGCGGGGGCCGAGGCGTCGACGGTGAGGCGCATCTTGACGTCGGCGTGGGCGCCTGCCTTCAGCGGGCTGACGGCGTCCATGTAGTGCTCGTTGTCGACGGTCTTCCACGTCGAGGACGAGGCGGACGACCACTGCAGGTGCACCAGGTCGTCGATGTCCTTGAGCCCGCTCTTGTCGGTCGCGTGGACGTAGGCGAACGGAAGTACCTCGTCCATCGTCTTGTCGGTGCCGTTGGTCACCCGGAGATTGAAGGTGACCTTCGTACCGGCGACGACTGTGGACGGCAGACCCGTGACGACCGTGGTGAGCTTGGCCTCGGGGACGCAGTCCTCGCCGCCCTCGCCCGCCTCCTCCTTCGCCTTGGCCAGCGCCTCGTCGGCGGCGGTCTTGTCAGCGAGCGCCGCCTCGGTGGCCTTCTGCGCCTGGTCCAGCTTCCGGGTTGCGGCGACCCGCTCGTCGTCACGCGCGTCCAGGGCTTCCACGACCTTGGCATCGGCGGCGGTCTTGGCATCGGCAGCGGCTGCGGCGGCGGCTTCCGCCTCGGTGAGAGTCGTCGCCGCCGCGGTCTTCTCCTCCTCGGTGGCTGTCTCCGGGAGGGCGTCGACCGCCGCCTTGGCGTCGACGACCGCCTGGTCGGCGTCGGTCTTCGCGGTGGCGGCGTCGGCCGCCGCGGCCTCGGCGGCCTTGGCTGCCACGGCCAGGGGAGCGGTGTCGGACAGGACCGCTTCCAGAGCCGCGTAGGCGGCACTCTGGGCCTCTACGGCGTCGTCGTACGCCTCCTGCGCTGCGGCGGCGGCCTTTTCCAGCTCCGCGATGGACGGCTTCTCCTGCGTCTGCGCTGCCGGCTTGTCGTCGGCGAACGCGGGGGTGACCGACAGCAGGAGGACAGGCGTGGTCACTGCGGCGGCAACAGCTGTGGCAAGAATCCGGCGAATCTTCACAAGAGCCCTTCGGAGTCCGAGAAAGAGAAGAAGGGGTCGCAGCGGAATGGGACACGCAATGCGACTTGAGGCGATCGTATGCCCGAGGCAACGATCGACCGTCACGAGTTTTTCACCCGTTCCGATCAACACCACAACACCGGGAGAGACAGAAGAGACGAAAGGGTGTAGTTGCTTTCGCCGCCTGCACTTTCGCTGTGAGGAATGCCACATGGCCCTGGACGCGTCGTTCTACGCCTCTCCGGCCCGCCCCATCCGGCGAGCGCCTGCACCTTTGCGCAGGCAACCCCGCCGCCGCCACTGAGCTCACAACCTGGAGGGCCGGCAGGAGAGTTGGGGCGTTGGTGCGTCCATTTCATGGTGCGTCCATGAAAAGTTTCCTACCGGCCAGTAGACATGAGACTCGGCCTCATCGAGGGTTGGGCGCGTGCATGTCAACCTCGACACAGGAGGCACCCTCATGAGCCGAAGCCGTACCCGGTCCGCCCGTACGGCGGGCGTCGCCGCCGCGGCCGCCGTTCTCGCCCTCGTCGCGCCCGCCACGGCCGCCCAGGCCGCCCCCGTGTCGTCGCCCACCGCCGGGGCCACCACCGCGTCCTGGGCCCCCGGCGGCAATGCCGCCATCCTGGGCATCGACTACGCCACCTGGCAGCGCGATGTCGCCGCGGTCATCGACGTGGCCCGCCCCTACATCCAACAGCGCATCGCACAGACCCCCGCGGGCCAGAAACCGGCGATCGTCCTCGACATCGACAACTCGTCGCTGGAGACGGACTTCCACTACTTCTGGACGTTCCCGACCCCCGCGATCGCCAAGGTCCGCGATCTGGTCCGGTACGCCGACTCCCAAGGCGTCGCCATCTTCTTCGTCACCGCCCGCCCGGGCATCATCGCCTCGCTGACGCAGCACAACCTCACCGCGGTCGGCTACCCGGTGACCGGCCTCTATGTCCGCGACCTGCCCGACCTCTTCGACGAAGTCAGCACGTACAAGACCGCCAAGCGCGCCGAGATCGAGGCCCGGGGCTACACGATCATCGCCAACATCGGCAACAACGACAGCGACCTGGTCGGCGGCCACGCGGAGCGGACGTTCAAACTCCCGGACTACGACGGCAAGCTCTCCTGACCGCTGACCGGCCGTCACCGCCGCGGACATGGCATCGGCCCCCGGGACCAGTACAGGTCCCGGGGGCCGATGTGCGACCAAACTACTGATCCGTCAGGATCAGAAGTCCATGTCACCGCCCGGCATGCCGCCCGGAGCGGCCGCAGAGGCCTTCTCCGGCTTGTCGGCGATGACGGCCTCGGTGGTCAGGAACAGCGCGGCGATCGACGCGGCGTTCTGCAGAGCGGAGCGCGTGACCTTCGCCGGGTCGAGAATGCCCTCGGCGATCATGTCGACGTACTCGCCGGTCGCGGCGTTCAGACCGTGACCGATCGGCAGGTTGCGCACCTTCTCGACGACGACGCCACCCTCGAGACCACCGTTGACGGCGATCTGCTTGAGCGGGGCCTCCAGCGCCAGCTTGACGGCGTTGGCGCCGGTCGCCTCGTCACCCGAGAGCTCCAGCTTCTCGAAGACGGCGGAGGCCTGCAGCAGCGCCACGCCACCACCGGCGACGATGCCCTCCTCGACGGCCGCCTTCGCGTTGCGAACGGCGTCCTCGATGCGGTGCTTGCGCTCCTTGAGCTCGACCTCGGTGGCGGCACCGGCCTTGATGACGGCCACGCCGCCGGCCAGCTTCGCCAGGCGCTCCTGGAGCTTCTCGCGGTCGTAGTCCGAGTCGGAGTTCTCGATCTCGGCACGGATCTGGTTGACACGACCCTGAACCTGGTCGCTGTCACCGGCACCGTCGACGATCGTGGTCTCGTCCTTGGTGATGACGACCTTGCGGGCGCGGCCCAGCAGGTCCAGGCCGGCGTTCTCGAGCTTGAGACCGACCTCCTCGGAGATGACCGTGCCACCGGTGAGGATGGCGATGTCGCCGAGCATGGCCTTGCGGCGGTCACCGAAGCCCGGGGCCTTGACGGCAACGGACTTGAAGGTGCCACGGATCTTGTTGACGACCAGGGTCGACAGGGCCTCGCCCTCGACGTCCTCGGCGATGATCAGCAGTGCCTTGCCGGACTGCATGACCTTCTCCAGCAGCGGAAGGAGGTCCTTCACGTTGCTGACCTTGGAGTTGACGATCAGGATGTACGGGTCGTCCAGGGACGACTCCATGCGCTCCATGTCGGTGGCGAAGTACGCCGAGATGTAGCCCTTGTCGAAGCGCATACCCTCGGTGAGCTCCAGCTCCAGACCGAAGGTCTGGGACTCCTCGACGGTGATGACGCCTTCCTTGCCGACCTTGTCCATCGCCTCGGCGATGAGCTCGCCGATCTGGGTGTCGGCGGCGGAGATGGAGGCCGTCGAAGCGATCTGCTCCTTGGTCTCCACGTCCTTGGCCTGCTCCAGCAGAGCGGCGGAGACGGCCTCGACGGCCTTCTCGATGCCCCGCTTGAGGGCCATCGGGTTTGCACCCGCGGCTACGTTGCGAAGGCCCTCACGGACGAGCGCCTGGGCGAGAACGGTGGCGGTGGTCGTACCGTCGCCGGCGACGTCGTCCGTCTTCTTGGCGACTTCCTTGACCAGCTCTGCGCCGATCTTCTCGTACGGGTCCTCGAGCTCGATCTCCTTGGCGATGGAAACACCATCGTTGGTGATCGTGGGCGCGCCCCACTTCTTCTCGAGGACGACGTTGCGGCCCTTGGGGCCAAGGGTGACCTTGACGGCGTCGGCGAGCTGGTTCATCCCGCGCTCGAGACCGCGCCGTGCCTCCTCGTCGAACGCGATGATCTTGGCCATGTGAAGTGGTCCTCCCGGACAGGGGTGGATTTCTCCGGACCGAGTGGCGCCCGCGACGGACGGCCTGCCTGCCCGGTGGTTCCTTGCCCCACCAAGCCTGCGGGCCTCACCGGCCCGGTCCAAGTTCTGTCACTCTCACCTGGAGAGTGCTAACGCAATGATTAGCACTCGACCCCCACGAGTGCAAGCGCCCCCGGCGGTTGTGGACAACGTGCGGACCGGGCGACGGCGCGCGGGATGCCGCGGGCATGCCACGCGGGGCGACGGTCGGCATCACGCGTGAAGGGCCCGTCCCCCTGGGGGTACGGACCCTTCATGCGTGAGTGGTGTCGTTGGCCGACCGCGCCGAGCTCAGCCGACGGCGAGCTTGACCATGTCCGCCTGCGGCCCCTTCTGGCCCTGCGAGATCTCGAATTCAACTCGCTGACCCTCTTCGAGGGTGCGGTACCCGTCCATCTGGATCGCGCTGTAGTGGACGAAAACATCCGCACCACCGTCGACCGCGATGAAGCCGTACCCCTTCTCCGCGTTGAACCACTTGACGGTGCCCTGAGCCATGCCTAACTCCCCTATTACTGGCCCTTGCACAGGACCGCACTTCGCGGGCCCGGGTCAGAACTCACCCTCCGACAGGAGAGGGTGCGTGCGCCGGAACGCGTCGACCGCGGCCGAATGTATCTGCCCAACTGCCCTCTGCAACAGGTCAATCGGACGAGAATTCTGGGCAGCACCGAACGCCCGAATATGCGGAATTTATGCGATTCCAGGGCAACTCGGGCCGGGCAAAGGCCACTTATGGCGCAAGGAGTTCGAACACTTTGGCTGCATCTTGTCGCGGGCGGACGCATTCTCATATGCGGTCGGCACGGGCAGCGGAGGGGACTTCCCAACTGTACCGCGCTTAACCATGCAGAATTGCCCCCTCCGCTTACCTCGCAGAGGGGGCAATTCCGGTGACGCTGTGAAGTCGGCCGCGGGGCCCACGGAGAGTCCGCGCCGGGGCGACGGAAGGTCAGCAGCCGCCCGCGACGGCCGGGATGATCGAGATGCCGGCGCCGTCCGGGGTGGCCGCCTCCAGGCCGCCCTCGAAGCGCACGTCGTCGTCGTTGACGTACACGTTCACGAACCGGCGCAGCTTGCCCTGGTCGTCCAGGACACGCGCGGCGATGCCCGGGTGGTTCTGCTCCAGCGACTCGATCACCTGGGAGAGGGTCGCGCCCTCGGCCGGGACCTCGGCCTGACCGCCCGTGTAGGTGCGCAGGATGGTGGGGATACGGACCTTGACGCTCATGTGGGTGCCTTCCTTGCGTCTCGGGTGGACGTCACGGGTGGACGTCCCGGTGGTCGGATCAGCTGCGGGCCAGGCCGGCGTCGCGGAACGCGTCGAGGCTGGGCCGGATGGTCGCCGTCGGACCGGTGGTCGGGGCCACCGCGTCCAGCGTCTTCAGACCGTCACCGGTGTTGAGGACGACGGTGGTGAGCGTCGGGTCCAGCAGGCCGGCCTCGATCAGCTTCTTCGTCACGCCGACCGTCACCCCGCCCGCCGTCTCCGCGAAGATGCCCTCGGTGCGCGCCAGCAGCTTGATCGCGTCGACGACCTGCTCGTCGTCGACGTCCTCGACGGCGCCGCCGGTCCGGCGGGCGATGTCCAGGACGTACGGGCCGTCGGCCGGGTTGCCGATCGCCAGCGACTTGGCGATCGTGTTCGGCTTCTGGGGGCGCACGACGTCGTGACCGGCCTTGAAGGCGGTGGAGACCGGGGAGCAGCCCTCGGCCTGGGCGCCGAAGATCTTGTACGGCTTGTCCTCGACGAGACCGAGCTTGATCAGCTCCTGCAGACCCTTGTCGATCTTCGTGAGCTGCGAGCCGGACGCGATCGGGATGACGAGCTGGTCGGGCAGCCGCCAGCCGAGCTGTTCGCAGATCTCGTACGCGAGCGTCTTGGAGCCCTCGCCGTAGTACGGGCGCAGGTTGACGTTGACGAAGCCCCAGCCCTCGCCGAGCGGGTCACCGATGAGCTCCGAGCAGAAGCGGTTGACGTCGTCGTAGTTGCCCTCGATGCCGACCAGTTCACCGCCGTACACCGCGGCCATGACGACCTTGCCCTGCTCCAGGTCGTGCGGAATGAACACGCAGGACCGCAGGCCGGCCCGGGCGGCGGCCGCGCCCACGGCGCCGGCGAGGTTGCCGGTGGAGGAGCAGGAGAGAGTGGTGAAACCGAAGGCGCGGGCGGCCTCGACGGCGATCGCGACGACGCGGTCCTTGAAGGAGTGCGTCGGGTTGCCGGAGTCGTCCTTGACGTACAGGCCGCCGGTGACGCCCAGTTCGCGGGCGAGGTTGTCGGCCTTGACCAGCTTGGTGAAGCCGGGGTTGATGTTGGGCTTGTCCGCGACATCGGCGGGGACCGGCAGCAGCGGCGCGTAACGCCAGATGTTGTTCGGCCCGGCCTCGATGCGCTTCTTCAGCTCGTCCGGGGAGCCGCTCGGCAGGTCGTACGCCACTTCGAGCGGCCCGAAACAGGTCGCGCAGGCGAAAATGGGACCGAGCTCGAAACGCTCTCCGCACTCGCGGCAGGAAAGTGCCGCGGCGGGACCGAGGTCGACAGCTTCGGCGGAAGAATTAGTGCTCACTGCAACGGTCTGCGTAGCCATGATGGCGAGGCCCTTTCTCCTCATCTTCCTCGCGACGCATTTCGCCACGAGACGGAATTGGCACCTTCCCCACCTGACCTCGCGGTCGGCAGGAGGGTTGCCGGGACTTCAACGGGCCGTTCCCTCAGTCCCTCTGGATGAGCGCTGTGGCACTGGATCATCGATCCAGGCGTTTATCGGCGGAGGACCCCGGCATGCAAGGGTCATCCGCGTTGTTCAAGACTGTAACCGAAGCATCGGACGGTTGAGATAGCCGTCCGAACCGCGAGATGGATCACATACAGGGAGTATCGACCGTGCTGGAAGAGGTCGAACGCTGGCTGACCAGACGTTCCTGGTCGGCCGCCGACCGTCCGCTGGACCGGCTCGTCGCCGCCAGGGCCAGGGATCCGCGGCGCGGGAGTGTGAGCGTCGTGCTGCCCGCCCTGAACGAGGAGGCGACGGTCGGCGCGATCGTCGAGACGATCCGGGTCGAGCTCATGGAGAAGGTCCAGCTGGTCGACGAGCTGCTGGTGATCGACTCCGGGTCGACGGACGCCACCGCGGAGGTCGCCCGGAAGGCGGGCGCCCGGGTGGTGCACCGTGACGACATACTCCCCCGGATACCCGCGCTGCCCGGCAAGGGCGAGGTCCTCTGGCGATCACTCCTGGTCACCGACGGTGACATCGTCTGCTTCATAGACGCCGACCTGAAGGACTTCTCCGCGGATTTCGTCTCCGGC harbors:
- a CDS encoding PTS transporter subunit EIIC — its product is MATEDKNRATAAAILPLVGGAANVSSVVHCMTRLRLGLHDRSLVDDEALKALPAVMGVVEDDTYQIVLGPGTVARVTPEFEQLVREAREAAPEPATAAEPATATATPTAAELAAQGAAIKAARKAKNATPFKLFLRKIANIFVPLIPALIGCGIIAGLNGLLKNLGWLTSVTPALGAMASGFMALIAVFVGYNTAKEFGGTPILGGAVAAIIVFPGVADIEAFGQKLSPGQGGVLGALGAAVLAVYVEKWCRRWVPEALDVLVTPTLTVLISGLVTIFGLMYVAGEVSTAIGDFANWLLSNGGAGAGLVLGGFFLPLVMLGLHQALIPIHTTLIEQQGYTVLLPILAMAGAGQVGAALAVYLRLPRNESIRRTIKSALPAGLLGVGEPLIYGVSLPLGRPFITACVGGAFGGAFVGFFNQLGSAVGSTAIGPSGWALFPLLDGNHGLGTTIAIYAGGLLVGYLAGFVATYFFGFSKDLLAEFNVSQEPAVSAVAATGGPAAPVTDPAPEPARA
- a CDS encoding helix-turn-helix domain-containing protein, producing the protein MPGPKKLDPSSSPRALLGAELRHRRDSAGLSQEELGLPLFVSGSFIGQLESGTRRMQLDQAQKFDEILTTDGFFVRNCVALKKSKYPDHFAEAAEAEAVARTIKEYAPQLIPGLLQTEAYARAVFRGGLPMAAESAVDDLTRVRLDRAQLLSDPTTPLFWSVLDEAVLRRKVGGPAVMAEALNHILKLAREHRIIVQVLPFNAGAHMAMEGPLKLMSFDDAPPLAYLQGLGTGKLHDDPATVRHYELTYDLVAASALSPEASLALIESVAEDYAHEAQQF
- a CDS encoding DUF397 domain-containing protein, translated to MKLSSSDYYDLATATWHKSSYSGASGGDCLEVADGHPGVVPVRDSKVPDGPALVFRTAAWSSFVADLKRN
- a CDS encoding LAETG motif-containing sortase-dependent surface protein, which produces MKIRRILATAVAAAVTTPVLLLSVTPAFADDKPAAQTQEKPSIAELEKAAAAAQEAYDDAVEAQSAAYAALEAVLSDTAPLAVAAKAAEAAAADAATAKTDADQAVVDAKAAVDALPETATEEEKTAAATTLTEAEAAAAAAADAKTAADAKVVEALDARDDERVAATRKLDQAQKATEAALADKTAADEALAKAKEEAGEGGEDCVPEAKLTTVVTGLPSTVVAGTKVTFNLRVTNGTDKTMDEVLPFAYVHATDKSGLKDIDDLVHLQWSSASSSTWKTVDNEHYMDAVSPLKAGAHADVKMRLTVDASAPAGNGVTFVAGDYFNDNGTCGGNPDLEGYEFLIAAAGSKPGKVDDAKPSTTEPNTSDVEPQGGASASPVNGSLAATGSSSATSQLALASGAALAIGAGAVFVVRRRKAGSHA
- a CDS encoding HAD family acid phosphatase, with protein sequence MSRSRTRSARTAGVAAAAAVLALVAPATAAQAAPVSSPTAGATTASWAPGGNAAILGIDYATWQRDVAAVIDVARPYIQQRIAQTPAGQKPAIVLDIDNSSLETDFHYFWTFPTPAIAKVRDLVRYADSQGVAIFFVTARPGIIASLTQHNLTAVGYPVTGLYVRDLPDLFDEVSTYKTAKRAEIEARGYTIIANIGNNDSDLVGGHAERTFKLPDYDGKLS
- the groL gene encoding chaperonin GroEL (60 kDa chaperone family; promotes refolding of misfolded polypeptides especially under stressful conditions; forms two stacked rings of heptamers to form a barrel-shaped 14mer; ends can be capped by GroES; misfolded proteins enter the barrel where they are refolded when GroES binds), giving the protein MAKIIAFDEEARRGLERGMNQLADAVKVTLGPKGRNVVLEKKWGAPTITNDGVSIAKEIELEDPYEKIGAELVKEVAKKTDDVAGDGTTTATVLAQALVREGLRNVAAGANPMALKRGIEKAVEAVSAALLEQAKDVETKEQIASTASISAADTQIGELIAEAMDKVGKEGVITVEESQTFGLELELTEGMRFDKGYISAYFATDMERMESSLDDPYILIVNSKVSNVKDLLPLLEKVMQSGKALLIIAEDVEGEALSTLVVNKIRGTFKSVAVKAPGFGDRRKAMLGDIAILTGGTVISEEVGLKLENAGLDLLGRARKVVITKDETTIVDGAGDSDQVQGRVNQIRAEIENSDSDYDREKLQERLAKLAGGVAVIKAGAATEVELKERKHRIEDAVRNAKAAVEEGIVAGGGVALLQASAVFEKLELSGDEATGANAVKLALEAPLKQIAVNGGLEGGVVVEKVRNLPIGHGLNAATGEYVDMIAEGILDPAKVTRSALQNAASIAALFLTTEAVIADKPEKASAAAPGGMPGGDMDF
- a CDS encoding cold-shock protein, which produces MAQGTVKWFNAEKGYGFIAVDGGADVFVHYSAIQMDGYRTLEEGQRVEFEISQGQKGPQADMVKLAVG
- a CDS encoding MoaD/ThiS family protein, with amino-acid sequence MSVKVRIPTILRTYTGGQAEVPAEGATLSQVIESLEQNHPGIAARVLDDQGKLRRFVNVYVNDDDVRFEGGLEAATPDGAGISIIPAVAGGC
- the thrC gene encoding threonine synthase, with the translated sequence MATQTVAVSTNSSAEAVDLGPAAALSCRECGERFELGPIFACATCFGPLEVAYDLPSGSPDELKKRIEAGPNNIWRYAPLLPVPADVADKPNINPGFTKLVKADNLARELGVTGGLYVKDDSGNPTHSFKDRVVAIAVEAARAFGFTTLSCSSTGNLAGAVGAAAARAGLRSCVFIPHDLEQGKVVMAAVYGGELVGIEGNYDDVNRFCSELIGDPLGEGWGFVNVNLRPYYGEGSKTLAYEICEQLGWRLPDQLVIPIASGSQLTKIDKGLQELIKLGLVEDKPYKIFGAQAEGCSPVSTAFKAGHDVVRPQKPNTIAKSLAIGNPADGPYVLDIARRTGGAVEDVDDEQVVDAIKLLARTEGIFAETAGGVTVGVTKKLIEAGLLDPTLTTVVLNTGDGLKTLDAVAPTTGPTATIRPSLDAFRDAGLARS